CGCGGCACAGCATCATGTCGGCGGCGGCGTACGCGAGATCCATCCGGTCCACGTACGGTACCGGTACGTACGGCGGCATCCCGGGCATGTTGTCGACGCGCGGCAGTTCGTTCTTCGGGCCGACCGCGTGCAGGATCTGGATCCCGGAGCGCTGGAGGGTCGGCGCGACCGCCTGGACGACCTCGTTGAGCCGGCGCGCGCCCTGCGAGCCGCCGGAGACCAGCAGCGTCGGCAGGTTGGGGTCGAGCCCGAAGGCGGCCCGCGCCTCGGGCCGGACCATGGCCCGGTCCAGGGTCGAGATGGAACGCCGCAGCGGGATCCCGATGTAGCGGGCGTTACGGAGCTTGCTGTCGGGCGTGGAGACCGCGACGGCGGCCGCGTAGCGCGAACCGATCTTGTTGGCGAGGCCCGGCCGGGCATTGGCCTCGTGGACGATGATCGGGACCCCGAGCCGCTTGGCGGCCAGGTAGCCGGGCAGCGCCACGTAGCCGCCGAAGCCGACGACACAGTCGGCCTTGGTGCGCTCCAGGATCTGCTCGGCCGCCTTGATGGTGCCGCGCAGCCGTCCCGGGACGGTGATCAGCTCCGGGGTGGGCTTGCGGGGCAGCGGTACGGCGGGGATCAGTCCCAGCTCGTAGCCGCGCTCCGGCACCAGGCGGGTCTCAAGGCCCCGTTCCGTTCCGAGGGCGGTGATGCCCACGGAGGGGTCCTGCCTGCGCAGGGCGTCCGCGAGGGCGAGCGCCGGCTCGATGTGGCCGGCGGTCCCCCCACCGGCGAGTACGACATGCACCGAAATTCACCGCTCTCCGGACGGACGCTTCTTGACGCGCCGTCTCATCGTCTTCCATCTCAGCCCGGCCCGCTTCCAGCCGAACTTCGGCTGTCGCATCGCGAGCGCCGCGCGCGCCCCGGGCTCCTCCCGCGCGAACGCGATGAGCAGTCCCACGGCGAACATCGTCGGCAGCAGGGCGGACCCCCCGTAGGAGAACAGCGGGAGCGGGACCCCGGCGATCGGCAGCAGACCGAGCACCGCACCGATGTTGATCACGGCTTGCGCCGTGATCCAGGTGGTCACGCCTCCCGCGGCAAACCTGACGAAGGAGTCCTCCGTACGTCCGGCCACGCGGATACCCGCATAGCCTAGAGCCGCGAACAGGGCGAGTACCGACAGCGTCCCCGCCAGCCCCAGTTCCTCACCGGTGATGGCAAAGATGAAGTCCGTGTGGGCTTCGGGCAGTTGCCCCCATTTTTCCACGCTCGCACCGAGTCCGGAACCGAACCATCCACCGGACGCCAGGGCGTAGATTCCGTGGACGGCCTGCCAGCACAAGTCGTTCTTGCCCGGATCTGTCGCCCCCAGGCACTCGAGGCGGTCCATCCGGTGCGGGCTGGTCTTGATCAGTACGGCGACGATCACACCCGCGAAGGCGAGTACGCCGGCGAACATCCTGGTCGGAGCCCCGGCCAGCCACAACAGGCCGAAGAGGATCGCGCCCAGGATCATCGCGGTGCCCATGTCCCCGCCCAGCATGATCAGCCCGAGCAGCAGGAAGGTCACCGGCACCAGCGGCACCAGGAGGTGCTTCCACTGGCTCAGCAGCTCCTTGTCGCCCTTGCGGGCCAGCAGGTCGGCGCCCCACAGGATCAGTGCCAGCTTGCCGAACTCACTGGGCTGGAGCATGAACGGACCACCAAGGGAAATCCAATTCTGGTTCCCGTTGATCGACACGCCCATCCCCGGGATCTGGACCAGGGCCATCAGGAAGAGGGTTCCGGCGAGGACCGGGTAGGACAGCGCCCGGTGCAGTTTGACGGGCATCCGCGAGGCGGCCAGCAGCAGGACGGCACCGATGGAGGCGGCCAGGAACTGCTTCTTGAAGAAGTACGAGGCGCCCAGGCCCAGCTGGAGGCCCTTGATCATGGAGGCCGAGTAGACCATCACCAGACCGAGCCCGGTGAGCAGCAGGGCGCTGCCGAAGATCAGGTAATACGCGGTGAGCGGACGGTCCCAGGCCCGGCGCACCTGCCGCTGCGTGCGCCGCAGCCCGTCCAGCGAACCGCGCCCGGGGGTCCGCTTGGCGCTCGGCGCGGGCCGTTTGCGGCCCTGCGCCTTCGGCTTCGGGGCGGACGGCCGCCGCCCCGGGAGCAGTTGCTTGGCCGGCATGTGTGATCTTCCCCTCCACTCGTACGAGCAGCCGACCGGAGGGGTCCGACCCCTGCCTCGCTAGGCGCCCGCCGCGGCGAGTTCGCGGACGGCGTCGGCGAACGCGTCCCCGCGCTTGTTGTAGTTCGCGAACATGTCCATCGAGGCACACGCGGGTGCCAGCAGGACCGTGTCGCCGGGCTCGGCCAGCCGGGCCGCTTCCCGGACCGCCGCGAGCATCGCCCCAGTGTCGGTCCGTTCCAGCTCGACCACCGGGACCTCGGGCGCGTGTCGCGCCAGCGCGTCGCGGATCAGGGCCCGGTCGGCGCCGATCAGGACGGCGCCGCGCAGCCGCTTCGCGGAGCGGGTCACCAGCTCGTCGAAGGTCGCGCCCTTGGCCAGGCCGCCCGCGATCCACACGACCGGCTCGTAGGCCGCCAGGGAGGCTTCCGCGGCGTGCGTGTTGGTCGCCTTGGAGTCGTCGATGTAGGTGACCCCCTCGACCTCGGCGACGTACGCGATCCGGTGGGCGTCGGGGCGGAAGTTGCGCAGGCCGTCGCGGACGGCGCGCGGCTCGACGCCGAAGGCGCGGGCCAGGGCCGCCGCCGCGAGGGCGTTGGCGATGTTGTGCGGGGCCGGCGGGTCCACGTCGGAGACCTCGGCCAGCTCCTGGGCGTTCTTCTGCCGGTTCTCCACGAAGGCGCGGTCGATCAGGATGCCGTCGACGACGCCGAGCATGGAGGGGCCGGGGGCGCCGAGGGTGAAGCCGATGGCGCGGCAGCCCTCTTCGACGTCTGCTTCGACGACGAGGTCCTCGGTGGCCTTGTCGCCGACGTTGTAGACGCAGGCGACGGTGTTGCCCTCGTAGATGCGGCCCTTGTCGGCGGCGTACGCCTCCATGGTGCCGTGCCAGTCGAGGTGGTCGGGGGCCAGGTTCAGGACGGCCGCCGAGTGGGCGCGTACGGAGGGCGCCCAGTGCAGCTGGTAGCTGGAGAGTTCGACGGCGAGCACGTCGTACTGTTCGGCGCCGGTGACCACGTCGATGATCGGGGTGCCGATGTTGCCGACGGCGGCGGTCCGCAGACCGGCGGCGCGCAGGATCGACGCGAGCATCTGGGTGGTGGTGGTCTTGCCGTTGGTCCCGGTGATGGCCAGCCAGGGCGCGGCGTTCTCGCCGCGCAGCTGCCAGGCGATCTCGACGTCGCCGACGACGTCCACACCGGCCGCCGCGGCTGCGGCGAACAGCGGGCTGTCGGGCTTCCAGCCGGGCGAGGTCACGACGAGGTCGGTGCCCTCGGGGAGGGTCTCCGCGTCGCCGAGGCGTACGGAGATGCCCAGTTCGCCGAGTTCGGCGGCCCGCGCGCGGTGGCCCTCGCTGTCGCCGCCGTCGACGACGGTCACCACCGCACCGAGGCCGGCCAGGGCGCGGGCGGCGCTGATGCCGCTCACGCCGAGACCGGCGACGGTGATGTTCTTGCCGTTCCAGGCGGTCACTTGTCCGCTGCCCATCCCGCGTAGAAGAGTCCGAGGCCGACGATCACGCACACGCCCTGGATGATCCAGAAGCGGACCACCACAAGGACTTCGGACCACCCCTTGAGTTCGAAGTGGTGCTGGAGCGGCGCCATCCGGAAGACCCGCTTGCCGGTCATCTTGAAGGAACCGACCTGGATCACCACGGACATGGTGATCAGGACGAAGAGGCCGCCGAGCAGGGCGATCAGGAACTCCGTGCGGGAGCAGATCGCGAGACCGGCGAGCGCGCCGCCGAGGGCCAGCGAACCGGTGTCACCCATGAAGATCTTGGCGGGCGAGGTGTTCCACCACAGGAAGCCGAAGCAGGCGCCCATGAGGGCGGAGGCGACGACCGCGAGGTCGAGCGGGTCTCGGACCTCGAAGCAGGCGGACGGGTTCGGCAGGGTCTGCGCGTTGGCGCAGGACTCCTGGTACTGCCAGACACCGATGAAGGTGTAGGCGCCGAAGACCATCACGGCCGCGCCGGTGGCCAGTCCGTCGAGGCCGTCGGTGAGGTTCACGCCGTTCGACATCGCCAGGATCATGAACAGCGCCCAGACCACGAACAGCACCGGCCCGATGGACCAGCCGAAGTCGGTCACGAAGGAGAGCCTCTTGGAGGCGGGCGTGAGCCCGCGCCCGTCCGAGAACTGCAGGGCGAGGACCGCGAAGGCGATGCCGACGATCAGCTGGCCGGCCATCTTGGCCTTGGCCCGCAGACCCAGCGAACGCTGCTTGACGATCTTGATGTAGTCGTCCAGGAAGCCGACCACGCCCATCCCCGCCATCAGGAAGAGCACCAGCAGACCGGAGAAGGTCGGCTGGCTGGAGGTGATCACCTTCGTCAGGGCGTACGCGACCAGCGTGGCCAGGATGAAGGAGATGCCGCCCATGGTGGGCGTGCCCTTCTTCCCGGCGTGGCCGCGCGGCCCGTCGTCCCGGATGAACTGGCCGTAACCCTTGCGGGCCAGCCCCTTGATCAGCAGCGGGGTGCCGACGAGAGTCAGGAAGAGCCCGATGACTCCCGCGAACAGGATCTGCCTCATCGGCCGGTGACCTCGCCCTCGCGCTCAAGGAGCGCCAGCGCGACCCGCTCCAGGCCGATGGACCTGGAAGCCTTCACCAGCACGACGTCTCCCGGGCGCAGTTCACTGCGCAACAGGTCGACCGCCGCCTGCGCGTCGGACACGAGCACCGACTCCTCACCCCACGAACCCTCGTTATATGCGCCCAGTTGCAGCCAGGACGCTTCCCTGCCCCCGACTGCGATGAGCTTGCTCACGTTGAGCCGGACGGCGAGCCGTCCGATCGCGTCGTGCTCGGCGAGCGACTCGTCGCCCAGCTCGGCCATGGGACCGAGCACCGCCCACGTGCGGCCCCCGTTCGCCCGCGCGCCGCCGCCCATCGCGGCAAGTGCGCGCAGGGCGGCCCGCATGGACTCCGGGTTCGCGTTGTAGGCGTCGTTGACGACTGTCACGCCGTCCGCCCGCTCGGTGACCTCCATCCGCCACCGGGACAGCGTGCCCGCCCCGGAGAGCGCGGTGGCGATCTCGGCGACGGACATGCCCAGTACATGGGCGACGGCGGCCGCGGCGAGCGCGTTCGACACGTGGTGCTCACCGTACAGCCGCAAGGTCACTTCGCCGCACCCGGTGGGTGTGTGGAGTGTGAAGGAGGGCTGTCCCGCCGGTGTCATCCGCACCTCGGTGGCGCGTACGTCGGCGTCCTCGGCCTCTCCGAAGAGGACCGTACGGGCCTTCGTACGGGCCGTCATGGCGCGCACGAGGGGGTCGTCGGCGTTGAGGACGGCGACTCCGCCCGCGGCCTCTTCCGGCAGGGCCTCGACCAGCTCGCCCTTGGCCCGCGCGATCTGCTCGCGGCCGCCGAACTCGCCGATGTGGGCGGTGCCGACGTTGAGGACCAGGCCGATCCGCGGCGGGGTGAGGCCGGTGAGGTAGGCGATGTGGCCGATGCCGCGGGCGCCCATCTCCAGGACCAGGTGCCGGGTGTCGGCGGTGGCCTTGAGCGCGGTGAGCGGCAGGCCGATCTCGTTGTTGAGGGAGCCGGGCGTCCACACGGTGGGCGCGTGGTGCTGGAGCACCTGGGCGATGAGGTCCTTGGTGGAGGTCTTCCCGGCGGAGCCGGTCAGCGCCACCACGTCGGTGCCCAGGCGCTCGACGACGGCCCGGGCGAGGGCGCCGAGCGCCTTCTCGACGTCGGGGACGACGATCGCGGGTACGCCGACGGGCCGGGCGGCCAGGACGGCCGCGGCGCCCGCGGCGACCGCGCGCTCCGCGTAGTCGTGGCCGTCGACGTGCTCGCCGTCGAAGGCGGCGAACAGGCTGCCCGGCTCGACCTGGCGGGAGTCGATGACGACGGGCCCGGTGACGCGTACGGACGGATCCGGTATGTCGTGCGCAAGCCCGCCGGTGATGCCGGCGATCTCGGCGAGGGAGAGGTCGATCACTGGTTCACCTCGGCCTGTCGGGCGGGCGTGGTCTGGTCCGGCTGGGTCCGGTCCGGTGCGCCGCGGTGCGCCTCGATGGCGGCGCGGAGCACGGCGCGGTCGTCGAAGGGCCGTACGACGCCCCCCGTGTCCTGGCCCTGTTCGTGGCCCTTGCCCGCGACGAGGACGGTGTCACCGGGTTCGGCGCGCGCGACGGCGGCGGCGATGGCCGCCGCCCGGTCGGCGTCGACGAGGACGGTGGCCCGCTCGGCGGCCGGTACGGACACGGCGCCCCCGAGCATCGCGGCGAGGATCGCGAGCGGGTCCTCGGAGCGCGGGTTGTCGGAGGTCAGCAGCGCGGTGTCGGCGAACCGGGCGGCCGCGGCGCCCATCGGGGCCCGCTTGGTGGTGTCGCGGTCGCCGCCGCAGCCGAGCACGATGTGCAGCTTGCCCTCGGTGACCTCGCGCAGCGCCCGCAGCACCGATTCGACGGCGTCGGTCTTGTGCGCGTAGTCGACGACGGCGAGGTACGGCTGGCCCGCGTCCACGCGCTCCAGGCGGCCCGGGACCCCGGGGACGGCGGCGACGCCGTCGGCGGCGGTCTGCGGGTCGATCCCGGCGGCGGCCAGGGTGACGACCGCGGCGACCGTGTTGGCCACGTTGAACGGGCCGGGCAGCGGGGCGGTGGCCGAGACCCGCTCCCCGTCCGGGCCCACCAGGGTCAGGGTGGAGCCGACGGGGCCGGAGACGACGTCCTCGGCGCGCCAGTCGGCGGCCGGGTCGCCGGTGGCCGAGAAGGTCACCAGCGGGATCGTGGCCTCCTTCGCGAGCCGGCGCCCGTACTCGTCGTCGAGGTTGACCACGCCCAGGCGGCTGCGGCGCTCGGTGAAGAGCCGCGCCTTGGCCTGGAAGTAGTCCTCCATGTCGGAGTGGAACTCCATGTGCTCGGGGCTCAGGTTGTTGAAGACGGCGACGTCGAAGACGCAGCCGTCCACCCGGCCGAGCATCAGGGCGTGGCTGGAGACCTCCATGGCGACGGCCTGGACGCCGCGTTCGCGCATGACCGCGAAGAGCGCCTGGAGGTCGGTGGCCTCGGGGGTGGTGCGCTCCGACTTGACGGCCTGGTCGCCGATCCGCATCTCGACGGTGCCGACGAGTCCGGTCATCCGCCCGGCCTGCCGCAGCCCGCCCTCGATGAGGTAGGCGGTGGTGGTCTTGCCGGAGGTCCCGGTGATGCCGATCTGGAGCAGGTCCTCGCCGGGGCGTCCGTAGATCGCGGCGGCCAGCTCGCCCATCCGTCCGCGCGGGTCGTCGACCGTGAGGACGGGCAGTCCGGTGGCGGCGGCGCGCGCGGCGCCCGCCGGGTCCGTCAGGACCGCGGCGGCGCCCAGCTCGGCGGCCTGCGGCGCGAAGTCGGCGCCGTGCAGGCGCGCTCCGGGCAGGGCCGCGTAGACATCGCCCGGGCGGACCGCGCGCGAGTCGTGCGTGATGCCGGTGATGCCCGTGGGACGGCCGTGACGGCCGTGCTGGCCTGGGCTGTCGGGCACCTCGGCGGGCACGGGCGTCTCGATGCCGAGCAGCGCGGCCAGATCGCCGAGCGGGGTCGGTCGGACGGCCAGCGGCCGGGGCGCTCCTGGCAGCGCTGCCGGGGCGTCTTTCTGGGTGGTTCTGGGCTGATCAGCGTGGGGCACGGCGGTGAGCGTACCGGGCGCAGTGGGCCGGTTGCGAAGCGAGGGCCCGGTCGTGGGGCCTTCGACGGGCCGGTTCCCGGGTTTCGGGGTGATCGTTGTCACTGATGGTGCCTCACGGTCTGGTGGCTCGGCGGTCTGCTCACTGGCCGGGTTCGAAGGTGACCGGCAGTCCGGCGGGGGCGGTGCCGCTGGGGGCGACTTGGAGGGTCTTGAGGGCGAACTCCATGACCTTCTTGTAGATGGGCCCGCAGATCTGTCCGCCGAAGTAGCTGCCCTTGGTGGGGTTCTGGATGGCGCAGTACACGGTGACGCGCGGAGCGTCCGCGGGGGCGAAACCCGCGAACGACGCGGTGTAGCCCTTGTAGTGGCCCGTGGCGGGATCCACCCGGTTGGACGTTCCGGTCTTGCCGCCGACCCGGTAGCCCGGGATGCGGGCCTTGGTGCCGGTGCCCTCCTGGTCGTCGACGACCGATTCGAGCATTTCGGCGAGGGTCTTGGCGGTCTCGGCGCTCACCACGCGGCTCTTCGCGGGCGCGGCGGACGGGGTGAACCGGCCGTCGGGGCCCTTGGTGCCGCGGACCAGGGTGGGCGTGATCCGGACACCGCCGTTGGCGATCGTCGAGTACACGGAGGCCGCCTGCATGGCGTTGAGGGAGAGGCCCTGGCCGAAGGGGATCGTGTACTGCTGGGAGGTGGACCAGGCCTCGGGCTTGGCGAGGATGCCGCGGGACTCGCCCGGGTAGCCGAGCCCGGTGGGCTGCCCGATGCCGAATTTGTCCAGGTAGGAGTACAGGACCTTGTTGGCCTCGGGCTGGGTGGCGCCGAGCTGGCCGGTGGCCAGGATGGTGCCGATGTTGCTGGACTTGGCGAGGACCCCGTTCAGGGTCAGGTTCCAGGTCGGGTGGTCGATGTCGTCCTTGAAGAGCCGGTCGCCGCGGTGCAGCCGGTTGGGGACGGTGACGTGGGTGGCGGGGGTGGCCTTCTTCTCCTCCAGGACGGCGGCCATCGACATCACCTTGGCGGTGGAGCCGGGCTCGTAGACGTCCTGGAGGGCCGCGTTGCCCATGGCGGCGGAACGGGCCTTGGTGAGGTCGTTGGGGTCGAAGCCGGGGGCGTTGGCCATGGCCAGGACCTCGCCGGTGCGGGTGTCCTGGACGATGACGTACCCGCGGTCCGCCTCGGACTTCTGGACCTGCTCGGTGATGGCGCTCTGGGCCGCCCACTGGATGTCGCGGTCGATGGTCAGTTCGATGTCAGCGCCGGGCACGGCGGGCTTCTCGCTGGATCCGGCGGTGGGGACGCGCCGTCCGCCGGACTGGGCGTAGGTCAGTTCGCCGTCCTTGCCGGAGAGCTTCTTGTCGAGGGAGGACTCCAGTCCGCCCGCGCCCTTGCCCTCGGCGTTGACGTAACCCAGTATCCCGGCGGCCAGGTCCCCGTTGGGGTACACCCGCTTGCTGCTGGGCTCCTGGAAGACGCCCGCGAGGACGTTCGCGCCGGGGCCGTTGTTCTTCTTGTCGGCCGCGGCCTTCTCGGCGAAGACCCGCTTGAGGTCCTTGATCTGGTTCCAGACCTGGGGGGTCTGGCGGCGGGCGAGCACGACGTAGCGGGTGTTCTTCGTCGCGAGCCGCTCGGTCAGCTCCTTGGCGTCCTTGCCGAGGATGGGGGCGAGGAGGGCGGCGGCCTGCGCCGGGGCATCCGGGGCCTTGCTCTCCTGCGGGGTGAACATCGAGGGGTCGGCGGTGATGTCGTGCGCGTCGACGCTGGTGGCCAGAGCCACGCCCTTGCGGTCGGTGATGTTCCCGCGTTCGGCGGCCAGGGTGTAGCTGGCGAAACGGTTCTTGGAGGCCACGGCGGAGAAGGCGGAGGCGTCGACCGCCTGGACCTGGAGCAGCCGGATGACGAAGGCCGCCATGACCAGCGTCAGGCCGAGGCCGACCAGGCGCAGCCGGGGCTTGGGCGCGCCGAGCCGGATCGTGTGCGGCGGCCGGGGCGCGGTGGGGCGGCGGGTGGCGGGGCGGGACGCCGGCCGGGTGGCGGGCCGCGCGGTCGTACGGGGCCTGGGCGGCCCGGGGATCCGCCGCCGCGGAGGTTCCTTGGGGCTCACTCGGTCACCTGCCGGGGGTCGGGGTGGGCTTGCCCGCGGGGGGCGGGGGCGGGACGGCGCCCGGGGCCGCGGCGGGCGGTGCGCCCGCCGGGCCGGCGGGGGCCGGGGCGGCCGGGGAGGCCGGGCCGGGCTGCTGCGCGGGCGGCTGCGCGCCCGGCGGGGCCGCGGGCGGCGGGGAGGGCGGGGCGGGGACCTCGGCGGCGGTCGGTGTGCCGCTGACCTTGCCGTCGGGCCCGAGGAAGACCGGGCTGCCGCCGGGCACCAGCCCCAGTTCGCGGGCCCGGCGCTCCAGCGCGTCGGGCGCCGACTGGGCGTCCACGTCGCGCTGGAGGGCCTGCTGCTCGTCGGTGAGCGAGGTGGTCTCCTTCTTCAGCTTGCTGAGCTGGAAGGAGCCCTGGTTGAGCGCCGAGTTCAGCAGCAGCAGGCTGATCAGCCCGCCGCCGAGCAGTACGACGACCAGCAGCACGAAGGGCGTCCGCCCGGCCTTGCTCACCCGGTCTCCTCCCGGTGCGCCCGCGGAGCCCGCGCGCCGCGGGCCGCGGGCGCTCCACCCCCGCCGGTCACAGGTTCTCCGCCCGGATCCGCTCGACGCCCCGGCAGCGGGCGGGGGCCGCGCGGCGGTTCTCCGCGATCTCCTCCTCCGTCGGCAGTTCCGCGCCGCGGGTGAGCAGTTTCAGCTTGGGCTGGTACTTCTCCGGTACGACGGGCAGTCCGGGCGGCGCGGTGTTCGCGGCGCCCGCCGCGAACACCTGCTTGACCAGCCGGTCCTCCAGCGAGTGGTAGGAGAGCACGGCGATCCGGCCGCCGACCGCGATCCGTTCCACGGCCGCCGGGATCGCCCGCTCCAGCCCCGACAGCTCTCCGTTGACCTCGATGCGCAGGGCCTGGAAGGTCCGCTTGGCCGGGTTGCCGCCGGTCCGCTTGGCGGCCTGGGGCAGCGCGTCGCGGATCAGTTCGACCAGCCGGGCGCTGTTGCTGAAGGGTTCCTTCACGCGCTCGCGCACCACCGCGGAGACAATCCGCTTGGCCTGCTTCTCCTCGCCGTACTGGCGCAGGATCCGCACCAGCTCGCCCGGCGGGTAGGTGTTGAGGACCTCGGCGGCGCTCATGCCGGTCGTCTGGTCCATCCGCATGTCCAGGGGCGCGTCCTGCGCGTAGGCGAAGCCGCGGTCGGCCTCGTCGAGCTGCATGGAGGAGACGCCGAGGTCGAAGAGGATGCCCTGGACGGTGGGCGTGCCGAGGCTGTCGAGCACCTCGGCGAGGTCGGCGTAGATCGCGTGCACGAGGGTCGCGCGGTCGCCGAACGGCGCGAGCCGCTCCGCGGAGAGCCGCAGCGCCTCCTTGTCGCGGTCGAGCGCGATCAGGCGCGCTTCGGGGAACCGGGTCAGCAGGGCCTCGCTGTGGCCGCCGAGACCGAGGGTGCAGTCGACGACGACGGCCCCGGGCCTCTCCAGCGCCGGGGCCAACAGGTCCAGGCACCGCTGGAGCATCACCGGGACGTGTCGGGACTCGCTAGTCAAAGCGCCCTCTCAGTTAACGGCGCGGCAGGCGCACGCACCACCGGGCCGGCCGGAGAGCCGGAGGAGGCCGGGCCGTGCGTACGCGCCGCGCACGCGGAGTTTCATCGGGGGCCGGGAGGCCGGTGAGGGCCGGGCCCCGGCCGGTTCGCGCCACTTTAGTCCAACGGTCGCCGCGGTCAACGAACCGCCCCGCGCGCCGTGCGCCCCTCTCCCGGTGAACCGGCAAATGCCCCGAATCACCCGGTCGGCCGCCCCCACCCCACCCTTGTGGGTTAGCTCACAACAAGGTCCATTGACGTTCTTTGTCCATCCTCACTCCCTGCTCATACCAGCGGTGCCCCTTAACGTCGTAGCTATGACGACCTCCGCACACCTGCCCGCCGAGTCCGCGCCCGCGTCCCCGGAGCGCGAGACCGTCACCGACCGCCTGGTGCTCGCGAACGCCCGCTACGCCGCGGAATTCACCGATCCGGGCATGGACGCCCGTCCCGTCCTGAAGGTCGCCGTGGTGGCCTGCATGGACGCCCGTCTCGACCTGCACGCCGCCCTGGGCCTGGAGCTGGGCGACTGCCACACCATCCGCAACGCCGGCGGCGTGGTCACCGACGACACCATCCGCTCGCTCACGATCAGCCAGCGCGCCCTGGGCACCCGCAGCGTGATACTCATCCACCACACCGGCTGTGGCCTCGAAAACCTGACCGAGGACTTCCGGCACGAGCTGGAGGACGAGGTCGGACAGCGCCCCGCGTGGGCCGTCGAGGCCTTCCGCGACGTGGACCAGGACGTCCGCCAGTCCATGCAGCGCGTGCGGACCAACCCCTTCCTGCCGCACCGCGACGATGTGCGAGGGTTCGTCTTCGACGTGCACACCGGGCTCCTGCGCGAGATCAATCCCGCCTCTTGAGTGACACAAGGCCGTAACGCCGTCAACAATGTGTCTTTCGGGGTGGGCCGGACACGCGCAATGGGCGTCGGCCCGGGAAAAAGGGCCAGGAGAACCAGGTGACCACGTATGACGACCGAGCGAACCTCGCTGATCTGACGACGACGGCGGAACGCATCCGCCGTTCGGTCGAGAGCGTGATCGAGGGCAAGCCCGAGGTCGTCCGCCTCGCGCTGACCGTCCTGCTCGCGGAGGGGCACCTCCTCATCGAGGACGTGCCCGGCGTCGGCAAGACCATGCTCGCCAAGACCCTCGCCAAGTCCATCGACTGCTCGGTGCAGCGGATCCAGTTCACCCCGGACCTGCTGCCCTCCGACATCACTGGCGTGAGCATCTACGACCAGCAGCGCCACGAGTTCGAGTTCA
This is a stretch of genomic DNA from Streptomyces sp. NBC_00536. It encodes these proteins:
- the murG gene encoding undecaprenyldiphospho-muramoylpentapeptide beta-N-acetylglucosaminyltransferase, giving the protein MHVVLAGGGTAGHIEPALALADALRRQDPSVGITALGTERGLETRLVPERGYELGLIPAVPLPRKPTPELITVPGRLRGTIKAAEQILERTKADCVVGFGGYVALPGYLAAKRLGVPIIVHEANARPGLANKIGSRYAAAVAVSTPDSKLRNARYIGIPLRRSISTLDRAMVRPEARAAFGLDPNLPTLLVSGGSQGARRLNEVVQAVAPTLQRSGIQILHAVGPKNELPRVDNMPGMPPYVPVPYVDRMDLAYAAADMMLCRAGAMTVAELSAVGLPAAYVPLPIGNGEQRLNAQPVVKAGGGLLVDDAELTPEWILSQVLPVLADPHRLYEMSRAAAEFGRRDADDLLVGMVYEAIAAHRAR
- the ftsW gene encoding putative lipid II flippase FtsW, which produces MPAKQLLPGRRPSAPKPKAQGRKRPAPSAKRTPGRGSLDGLRRTQRQVRRAWDRPLTAYYLIFGSALLLTGLGLVMVYSASMIKGLQLGLGASYFFKKQFLAASIGAVLLLAASRMPVKLHRALSYPVLAGTLFLMALVQIPGMGVSINGNQNWISLGGPFMLQPSEFGKLALILWGADLLARKGDKELLSQWKHLLVPLVPVTFLLLGLIMLGGDMGTAMILGAILFGLLWLAGAPTRMFAGVLAFAGVIVAVLIKTSPHRMDRLECLGATDPGKNDLCWQAVHGIYALASGGWFGSGLGASVEKWGQLPEAHTDFIFAITGEELGLAGTLSVLALFAALGYAGIRVAGRTEDSFVRFAAGGVTTWITAQAVINIGAVLGLLPIAGVPLPLFSYGGSALLPTMFAVGLLIAFAREEPGARAALAMRQPKFGWKRAGLRWKTMRRRVKKRPSGER
- the murD gene encoding UDP-N-acetylmuramoyl-L-alanine--D-glutamate ligase, whose product is MGSGQVTAWNGKNITVAGLGVSGISAARALAGLGAVVTVVDGGDSEGHRARAAELGELGISVRLGDAETLPEGTDLVVTSPGWKPDSPLFAAAAAAGVDVVGDVEIAWQLRGENAAPWLAITGTNGKTTTTQMLASILRAAGLRTAAVGNIGTPIIDVVTGAEQYDVLAVELSSYQLHWAPSVRAHSAAVLNLAPDHLDWHGTMEAYAADKGRIYEGNTVACVYNVGDKATEDLVVEADVEEGCRAIGFTLGAPGPSMLGVVDGILIDRAFVENRQKNAQELAEVSDVDPPAPHNIANALAAAALARAFGVEPRAVRDGLRNFRPDAHRIAYVAEVEGVTYIDDSKATNTHAAEASLAAYEPVVWIAGGLAKGATFDELVTRSAKRLRGAVLIGADRALIRDALARHAPEVPVVELERTDTGAMLAAVREAARLAEPGDTVLLAPACASMDMFANYNKRGDAFADAVRELAAAGA
- the mraY gene encoding phospho-N-acetylmuramoyl-pentapeptide-transferase — protein: MRQILFAGVIGLFLTLVGTPLLIKGLARKGYGQFIRDDGPRGHAGKKGTPTMGGISFILATLVAYALTKVITSSQPTFSGLLVLFLMAGMGVVGFLDDYIKIVKQRSLGLRAKAKMAGQLIVGIAFAVLALQFSDGRGLTPASKRLSFVTDFGWSIGPVLFVVWALFMILAMSNGVNLTDGLDGLATGAAVMVFGAYTFIGVWQYQESCANAQTLPNPSACFEVRDPLDLAVVASALMGACFGFLWWNTSPAKIFMGDTGSLALGGALAGLAICSRTEFLIALLGGLFVLITMSVVIQVGSFKMTGKRVFRMAPLQHHFELKGWSEVLVVVRFWIIQGVCVIVGLGLFYAGWAADK
- a CDS encoding UDP-N-acetylmuramoyl-tripeptide--D-alanyl-D-alanine ligase, with translation MIDLSLAEIAGITGGLAHDIPDPSVRVTGPVVIDSRQVEPGSLFAAFDGEHVDGHDYAERAVAAGAAAVLAARPVGVPAIVVPDVEKALGALARAVVERLGTDVVALTGSAGKTSTKDLIAQVLQHHAPTVWTPGSLNNEIGLPLTALKATADTRHLVLEMGARGIGHIAYLTGLTPPRIGLVLNVGTAHIGEFGGREQIARAKGELVEALPEEAAGGVAVLNADDPLVRAMTARTKARTVLFGEAEDADVRATEVRMTPAGQPSFTLHTPTGCGEVTLRLYGEHHVSNALAAAAVAHVLGMSVAEIATALSGAGTLSRWRMEVTERADGVTVVNDAYNANPESMRAALRALAAMGGGARANGGRTWAVLGPMAELGDESLAEHDAIGRLAVRLNVSKLIAVGGREASWLQLGAYNEGSWGEESVLVSDAQAAVDLLRSELRPGDVVLVKASRSIGLERVALALLEREGEVTGR
- a CDS encoding UDP-N-acetylmuramoyl-L-alanyl-D-glutamate--2,6-diaminopimelate ligase, whose protein sequence is MTTITPKPGNRPVEGPTTGPSLRNRPTAPGTLTAVPHADQPRTTQKDAPAALPGAPRPLAVRPTPLGDLAALLGIETPVPAEVPDSPGQHGRHGRPTGITGITHDSRAVRPGDVYAALPGARLHGADFAPQAAELGAAAVLTDPAGAARAAATGLPVLTVDDPRGRMGELAAAIYGRPGEDLLQIGITGTSGKTTTAYLIEGGLRQAGRMTGLVGTVEMRIGDQAVKSERTTPEATDLQALFAVMRERGVQAVAMEVSSHALMLGRVDGCVFDVAVFNNLSPEHMEFHSDMEDYFQAKARLFTERRSRLGVVNLDDEYGRRLAKEATIPLVTFSATGDPAADWRAEDVVSGPVGSTLTLVGPDGERVSATAPLPGPFNVANTVAAVVTLAAAGIDPQTAADGVAAVPGVPGRLERVDAGQPYLAVVDYAHKTDAVESVLRALREVTEGKLHIVLGCGGDRDTTKRAPMGAAAARFADTALLTSDNPRSEDPLAILAAMLGGAVSVPAAERATVLVDADRAAAIAAAVARAEPGDTVLVAGKGHEQGQDTGGVVRPFDDRAVLRAAIEAHRGAPDRTQPDQTTPARQAEVNQ